Proteins co-encoded in one Halostella limicola genomic window:
- a CDS encoding DUF1616 domain-containing protein, which yields MKHETSNRPFWVQLLLSARGVPVDLSLVAGYLLLADLLLLAFPSAPTALRAAVAAPLLAFVPGYALVSALYPGRAGRDEGFRSVGERSVATNGGTARRVDLVERAALAFGMSLAVVPLVVFAITLAGFEITALSVLGGLSLFAAAGVLVAAVRRFRLSPARRFRLPVRRWTGKVHEGVFGADSAGVALVNVALALSVLVAFAALGGAIVSPADGQSSSSMTLLTENESGDLVTEGYPSEFTAGEERDMTVRVSNDEGERTTYTVVVVIQRVDADESGATVLEQQEVTRFQNTVDPGERWTEQHGVAPEMLGDDLRLQYQLYRGTPPEDPTSADAYRTTHVWISVSES from the coding sequence ATGAAACACGAGACGTCGAACCGGCCGTTCTGGGTCCAGTTGCTGCTGTCGGCGAGAGGCGTCCCGGTGGATCTCTCGCTCGTCGCCGGCTATCTGCTACTGGCCGACCTGCTATTGCTCGCTTTCCCGTCGGCGCCGACGGCGCTCCGTGCAGCGGTCGCCGCGCCGCTGTTGGCGTTTGTCCCCGGGTACGCGCTCGTCTCGGCGCTGTATCCGGGTCGCGCGGGACGCGACGAGGGGTTTCGATCGGTCGGCGAGCGGTCGGTCGCGACGAACGGCGGAACCGCTCGTCGGGTCGACCTCGTCGAGCGGGCGGCGCTGGCGTTCGGCATGAGTCTGGCGGTGGTTCCGCTGGTCGTCTTCGCGATCACGCTGGCCGGCTTCGAGATCACGGCGCTGTCCGTGCTCGGCGGTCTGTCGCTGTTCGCCGCGGCCGGCGTCCTCGTCGCGGCGGTACGTCGGTTCCGGCTGTCGCCCGCCCGGCGCTTCCGGCTTCCGGTGCGGCGCTGGACCGGTAAGGTCCACGAGGGCGTTTTCGGCGCTGACTCGGCCGGCGTGGCGCTCGTGAACGTAGCGCTCGCCCTGAGCGTCCTCGTCGCGTTCGCGGCGCTCGGCGGCGCGATCGTCTCCCCCGCCGACGGCCAGTCGTCGTCCTCGATGACGCTGCTGACCGAAAACGAGTCGGGCGACCTGGTGACGGAAGGGTATCCGTCGGAGTTCACGGCTGGCGAGGAGCGCGACATGACGGTCAGGGTGTCCAACGACGAGGGCGAACGCACGACCTACACAGTCGTGGTGGTCATCCAGCGCGTGGACGCCGACGAGAGCGGGGCGACCGTGCTGGAGCAGCAGGAAGTGACGCGGTTCCAGAACACGGTCGATCCGGGCGAGCGCTGGACGGAACAGCACGGGGTCGCGCCGGAGATGCTCGGGGACGACCTGCGGCTCCAGTACCAGCTCTACCGCGGCACGCCGCCCGAAGACCCGACCTCGGCGGACGCGTACAGGACCACGCACGTCTGGATCTCGGTCTCCGAGTCCTGA
- a CDS encoding metal-dependent hydrolase → MWPWEHLAVGYVAYSVYSRVRYDEPPGGAEALLLALGTQLPDLVDKPLAWTFGVLPSGTSVAHSVFVAAAFVPTVMLLARRAGVPRWGTALAFGHVSHLPGDVLYPLLTKGELPFSILLWPVVVGPTSEPQGFLFEFRTLFAAFVEFLATPRGQFYLGLELALLLTALVAWIVDGAPVLSDVVSAVRPRRASD, encoded by the coding sequence ATGTGGCCTTGGGAGCACCTCGCGGTGGGGTACGTCGCGTACTCGGTGTACTCCCGAGTGCGCTACGACGAGCCTCCGGGCGGGGCCGAGGCGTTGCTGCTCGCGCTCGGCACCCAGCTACCTGACCTGGTCGACAAGCCGCTGGCGTGGACCTTCGGCGTCCTGCCGAGCGGCACGTCCGTCGCACACTCCGTGTTCGTCGCGGCCGCTTTCGTCCCGACGGTGATGCTTCTGGCGCGACGTGCCGGCGTCCCCCGCTGGGGGACGGCGCTCGCGTTCGGCCACGTCAGCCATCTCCCTGGTGACGTGCTGTACCCGCTACTGACGAAAGGGGAGCTTCCGTTCTCGATCCTGCTGTGGCCGGTCGTCGTCGGCCCGACCAGCGAACCGCAGGGGTTCCTCTTCGAGTTCCGGACGCTCTTCGCGGCCTTCGTCGAGTTCCTCGCGACGCCCCGCGGACAGTTCTACCTCGGGCTCGAACTCGCACTCCTCTTGACCGCCCTGGTCGCGTGGATCGTCGACGGGGCGCCCGTCCTGTCCGACGTGGTGTCGGCGGTTCGACCGCGCCGAGCGAGCGACTGA